From Quercus lobata isolate SW786 chromosome 11, ValleyOak3.0 Primary Assembly, whole genome shotgun sequence:
aaaaagactcaATCTTTTAAATCAAACTAATGAACAATCCTATATAAAAGCATAGCATGAATAAtggactattttttttaaaaaagaactaCAAACACCAAGACTAGCAGTAATAGAGGTGACAAGATCCACAAATAATCTTAACTAATAAATATGCATTATATACatattggaaaaagaaaacaaaaagagataaaaagaaaaaagagagaggaacaaacaagaagaagaagaagaagaagagtccAGAAGAAAGGTAATACTAATACCTGTTCGAAAGAAAGGCAGAAGCTTCCCTTCTGGGTCTGCTGGCATTAGAAGCAGAAGCGGAAGGAAGaggaggtggaggtggtggcATACTTGTGGAGGAAGATTTTCTCTGAGCCTTGATAGCAGCtgaggatgaagatgatgagTCATCAGTGAGAGCTCGGATCTCAGCCCTTGAGACccttgctttctttctttgccCCCACTGCAAAAGCATATCACCTCCACAAGCACCAGTACCTCCACAGTTGCTGGGGCTAGCACTGGGACTTGGGGTCTGTTGGTtctttggtggtggtggagaaTCATGGTTGTTCTCTGATTGAGGAGAAGTGGGTGTTGCAGTTGAAGCCTCAATATGATGGCTAGGATGGTCTTGGGTTCTTGATGGGGATCTGAATCTAAATCCTTTGCCATCCAGAGTTGAACAACTAGTAGTGCTGCTACTCACAATTGCTGCTTTTGTACTAGTACCGTTATTAGTTTGTAGAATTCTGCCATTGATGTTGGTCTTTTTTCCATTGCTCAAAGGAAGACAATCTGGGCTGACTCTCTGATATCTgtcaaaccaaacaaataaaatagcatCAGAATATTACAGAAATGTActaaaatcaaacccaaatagAAGCAGACACATTCCAATTCATCACAAAAACAAGTGTTTATAACAAGATCTGATGGCATAGCGTTTGGAAATAACAAAGACAGCAAATTTGCCATTCCCAACTACTACTCAATTGCTGTAAACTGTATTTTGGCAACCATTCAATTCAACATTCGGCTTAAGAAGAATATTAAGGTAAAGAAAGCACCCAACACTAATTTGCATAAGAAATTGCCAGACTTTTAACAATTTTAGTAAAACATGATAGACTCGAAACTAATAATAACATCTTGGGATGGATATTCATATGGGGACATAAGGCCACAATGAATCCTCTTGCAACAAAATCCAACAAAGAGACCTTCTTGGATCAGCTATGACTCTCAGTCTCAATCTGATTGGCATCTCCGTGAATCCAATCCACGCTCACACAGACTGTGAGAGAGATTGAGAGGGTCCTCCTTGTGCTTTATGAAAGTGAAAATCTTTGCATTCAttgaagaaaatcaaaaaaaagaatcaacTTAGATTCCAACCCATGATTTCTTTCCCATAGAATCTGAGGCATTGATCCTTGGGCAAccattttcatcaaaaaaacaGGCCGATCTCGGACAACATTCAAACCAACAAAGCAAAAGCAGCAAAATACACCTCAGTCAATTGTCAGGAACAACAGGATCCACGAACCCATTTCACAATCAGATAAAAGATACAAAAGgtaaaggaaaaacaagaaccaaaaaccaaaaaaacaaaaaggaaagaaagaaactttAATTCATATCAAAAAGCCTCAAGCAATGGCCATATATTGTGGTACTTGTTGTTATATGAACAGAGAGA
This genomic window contains:
- the LOC115968712 gene encoding mediator of RNA polymerase II transcription subunit 1 isoform X1; this encodes MPIRLRLRVIADPRRYQRVSPDCLPLSNGKKTNINGRILQTNNGTSTKAAIVSSSTTSCSTLDGKGFRFRSPSRTQDHPSHHIEASTATPTSPQSENNHDSPPPPKNQQTPSPSASPSNCGGTGACGGDMLLQWGQRKKARVSRAEIRALTDDSSSSSSAAIKAQRKSSSTSMPPPPPPLPSASASNASRPRREASAFLSNRNLDERSGCGGNGSPSRNGTSSSSRVISRSMVAGKRSPPPEKLDRKMSSAKDDNKPNGSSLLATDRMNHVDSASPHQASQPEQEAAGATNTAAPLAGGAGEKLNAEVIEWPRIYVALSRKEKEDDFLAMKGTKLPQRPKKRAKNIDKALQYCFPGMWLSDLTRNRYEVREKKNVKKQKRRGLKGMESLDSESE